A part of Tachysurus vachellii isolate PV-2020 chromosome 4, HZAU_Pvac_v1, whole genome shotgun sequence genomic DNA contains:
- the h6pd gene encoding GDH/6PGL endoplasmic bifunctional protein, protein MWRIRGCLLLLATTCWLRGHAKDNKDPPRHVSVVIVGATGDLAKKYLWQGIFHLYASQVDKGHTFSFYGGGLSSAEKGTPLLFEILKELKCPLGLTTERCALVKEQFLRLSQYLQLKSVEDYEKLSDQIQLQLKQEGMMEAGRLFYMSVPAFAYAEIAEKINSTCRPQAGAWLRVVLEKPFGHSFSSAQLLATQLYSFLKEEEMYRIDHYLGKQVVSQILPFRKKNHKLLKPIWNKHHIERIEIVLKEILDCKGRIQFYDQYGVIRDMLQNHLTEIMTLLMMNIPANMSNSEEVLRNKLKVFSGLEYMDRRNVVVGQYQGYNAEVQMELNKTKDYFSLTPTFAGVVIFGNSPQYDGIPIFMSSGKMLDERVGYARVLFKNNKFCIQEYSSVHCKPKQIVFYFGHGNLQYSAILVSKNLFKPDVINSDWKEVTEHKAISVLGLPLSDYHIQSPAVPTEAYYELISNVFYGRKDSFVSAQNLMASWAFWTPLLNSLVNVVPRLYPGGAANGDLLNIQLQSRSVGFISDEEVNVIQQGPEENFQVMQGKFRNAEMVSAWSKELVERLASDLHNTAEEVVQAEGQFHLALSGGSSPIALFLQLTQHHYTFPWHSTHVWLADERCVPPTEADSNFRSIHDQLLQNVHIPYFNIHPMPVQLNQRLCVEEDGGAILYEKQINELVNGSRFHYILLGVGEDGHTASLFQDSSLQNNGDKLVALTESPIKPHQRMSLTFTAINKAHRVGILIMGRRKHELVVQLSRIKGKTSKYPITSVELKDGHLTWYIDYDALLG, encoded by the exons ATGTGGAGGATAAGAGGGTGTCTGCTGCTCCTGGCCACCACATGTTGGCTAAGAGGCCATGCCAAAGACAACAAGGATCCTCCACGTCATGTGTCTGTGGTTATTGTAGGTGCCACCGGTGACCTGGCCAAAAAATATCTTTGGCAAGGAATTTTCCATCTTTATGCCAGCCAAGTAGACAAAGGCCACACTTTCTCGTTCTATGGAGGCGGCCTCTCTTCAGCTGAAAAGGGCACACCGCTGCTTTTTGAGATATTAAAGGAGCTGAAATGCCCATTGGgacttacaactgagcgttGCGCTCTGGTTAAAGAGCAGTTCTTGCGACTGTCCCAGTATCTGCAGCTTAAGAGTGTGGAGGATTATGAGAAGCTCAGTGATCAAATCCAGTTGCAGCTCAAGCAGGAGGGCATGATGGAAGCAGGGAGGCTTTTTTACATGTCTGTTCCAGCCTTTGCTTATGCTGAAATCGCAGAAAAGATCAATAGCACCTGTCGACCCCAAGCTGGAGCATGGCTCAGGGTTGTTCTGGAGAAGCCATTTGGACACAGCTTCAGCAGTGCCCAACTTTTAGCCACACAGCTGTACAGTTTTCTGAAAGAGGAGGAGATGTACAGGATTGATCACTATTTAGGGAAGCAG GTTGTCTCCCAAATATTGCcctttaggaaaaaaaatcacaagctTCTAAAGCCGATTTGGAACAAGCACCACATTGAGAGAATAGAGATTGTCTTGAAGGAAATATTGGATTGCAAAG GCCGGATTCAGTTTTATGACCAATACGGGGTCATCAGAGACATGCTCCAGAACCACCTTACAGAAATTATGACCCTTTTAATGATGAACATACCTGCTAACATGTCCAACAGCGAAGAGGTCCTACGGAACAAGCTCAAAGTCTTCAGTGGCCTTGAATACATGGATCGAAGAAATGTGGTTGTAGGTCAGTATCAGGGCTATAATGCAGAAGTCCAGATGGAACTCAACAAAACAAAGGATTATTTCAGCCTTACCCCAACTTTTGCTG GTGTGGTCATTTTTGGAAACAGTCCTCAATACGACGGCATTCCCATATTTATGTCATCGGGTAAGATGCTTGATGAACGTGTTGGATATGCTCGAGttcttttcaaaaataataaattttgcATTCAGGAATACAGCAGTGTCCACTGCAAGCCCAAACAGATTGTATTCTATTTCGGCCACGGGAATCTCCAATATTCAGCAATTCTTGTTAGCAAAAATTTGTTTAAACCAGATGTGATAAACAGTGATTGGAAAGAGGTTACAGAGCATAAAGCCATTTCCGTGCTTGGGTTACCACTCTCTGACTATCACATCCAGTCCCCAGCGGTGCCCACAGAGGCCTATTATGAGCTCATATCTAATGTGTTCTATGGACGTAAAGATAGTTTTGTCAGTGCACAGAACCTCATGGCCTCCTGGGCTTTCTGGACACCGCTCTTGAACAGCCTGGTCAATGTCGTTCCACGGCTATATCCAGGCGGTGCAGCTAACGGTGACCTCCTGAACATTCAGCTGCAAAGTCGGTCGGTTGGATTCATtagtgatgaggaggtgaatGTGATTCAACAAGGTCCGGAAGAGAACTTCCAGGTTATGCAAGGAAAGTTCCGCAATGCCGAAATGGTGTCTGCCTGGTCTAAGGAATTAGTGGAGCGCTTAGCCTCTGATCTGCACAACACGGCTGAAGAGGTTGTTCAGGCTGAAGGTCAATTCCATCTGGCCTTGTCAGGAGGTTCCAGCCCCATTGCCCTGTTTCTTCAACTTACACAGCACCATTACACTTTCCCGTGGCACAGCACTCATGTTTGGTTAGCAGACGAACGGTGTGTGCCACCCACTGAGGCAGATTCCAACTTCCGTTCGATTCATGACCAGCTCCTGCAGAATGTTCATATTCCTTACTTCAACATCCACCCCATGCCAGTGCAGCTCAATCAGCGCTTGTGTGTTGAGGAAGATGGTGGTGCAATCCTTTATGAGAAACAAATAAACGAGCTAGTCAATGGTTCTCGTTTCCATTATATACTGCTTGGTGTAGGTGAGGATGGTCACACTGCTTCACTGTTCCAAGACAGCAGTCTGCAGAATAATGGAGACAAATTGGTGGCCCTGACTGAAAGTCCAATCAAACCTCACCAGCGGATGAGTCTTACATTCACTGCCATCAACAAAGCACACAGGGTAGGAATACTGATCATGGGGAGAAGAAAACATGAGCTTGTAGTTCAGCTCAGTAGAATTAAGGGTAAAACTTCCAAGTATCCAATCACAAGTGTAGAACTAAAAGATGGCCATTTAACATGGTATATAGACTATGATGCACTTTTAGGATAA
- the LOC132843967 gene encoding uncharacterized protein LOC132843967 — MFHHFLVHAAFQSSRWLPRNQRLKFQIVLFIFVVIFLTPQFYILTRPKSSRYCEKPLLNNLIALIVFSVMATGLAVILTLTDPVPKSIRSAYHTFGLLSFTQGLCTIILTFRAPQCENTTPELYLFSLVFSWACIISTAFFMIRSCLWMFYSQCPNWLRETCL, encoded by the exons atgtttcatcactTCTTGGTTCATGCAGCTTTTCAGAGCAGCAGATGGCTTCCACGTAACCAACGGCTGAAATT cCAAATagtcctttttatttttgtggtgATTTTTTTAACACCCCAGTTTTACATTCTAACAAG GCCAAAATCTTCCCGTTACTGTGAAAAGCCTCTCTTGAACAACCTCATAGCTCTCATTGTGTTTTCAGTCATGGCTACAG GCTTAGCAGTGATCCTTACTCTCACTGACCCTGTACCCAAGAGTATCAGATCAGCTTATCACACATTCGGATTGCTCTCATTCACCCAGGGACTTTGCACCATCATTCTGACCTTCCGTGCTCCCCAGTGT gagaaTACCACACCAGAGCTCTATCTCTTTTCACTGGTATTTTCATGGGCTTGTATCATATCAACAG CATTCTTCATGATAAGAAGCTGCCTTTGGATGTTCTATAGCCAGTGTCCAAACTGGCTCAGAGAAACATGCCTCTAA